The segment ttattatattagacaACCATCACATTgcaatttatgaaatataaaataatattatatatgtaaatcaACTAGACAATTCGTTGATTTGTATTAtcactaattatttattgtattttatagtagtttaaactaataattttcagAATTTCTGACGTAAGTAATAAGTTGCAAACATAGGCACAGTACGTATGTCATTTCAAATTCACGTCTCTAGTTACACTACAAGTACACGTAGCCATATAGGAAAGTTAcatatagttgtgaataattTGCATGTACGTATTAACGTATACTacctatattacaaaatgtaacgtaaaaaaatttgatttacaaattattagtATATACTTAATCTTAAAATCttctagaaaaaataaaaatgaagaaagaaataCCTGATAAAGATAAATATGATTACCAACATTGATTTAAATGAGGATTAAATTTACCTCTCACTTCTGTGCTCAGGGAACTGGATTCACCCCAACTGGCAACTGCTACCCACTGATAGCTGCGGACAGGTAGCACCTGACGATGGTCTCAGGCCCAGGGTGCTTGGGGGAGTAGCTGTCGATATTGCCGAATATCCCTGGATGGCCTACATCGAAGATGTTATTTGGAATGGTAGGTACATCTGTCTCCAACTAAAGTATATTTTTCGGTTTAATATTTGAGTTTGCTACATACAAACATGCCAAAAACAACTTAGCGCCTTAACGGTTTTTTATACCTTAAactatgttgttttttaaatcttgttatGCCGTTTTCATAGACACAGGTTTGTACAGTTTATTGATCCACTAAGTCATTTGTACTATCTGTGTTCGTATCATCTTCACGTTAACGAAGCAAATCGTCCATTTGTGCGTCGGATATTTCCATGGCACAATAACACGTTAAGTAAAGCAAAAAAATACACAAAGCGGTTGAGATGTGACAACAACACGTGTTAGGTGTCTACACTATGTTTCAACAGAGAAATCGTCAAAGTGCAAATACACATAACAGAGAaacaaggaagtgctgacatctagtagaaagtaccagaaataatttgttttgttatagaaATGCTTCTTGTACAATTCTTTTGTagaaacagaataaaacaggaacaagATATCTatgcgtaatattacgtcagtagctCACTTTTCCGCCATAGCtctgaacgtaatattacgtcagtagctCACTTTTCCGCCATagctatgaacgtaatattacgtcagtagctCACTTTTCCGCCATcgctatgaacgtaatattacgtcagtagctCACTTTCCCCCagctatgaacgtaatattacgttagTAGCTTACTTTTCCGCCATAGCtctgaacgtaatattacgtcagtagctCACTTTTCCGCCATAGCTATGAACGTCAAAAACCGTTAAGTGGTTAAAATAGACATCTATCTTAAAGTTATTACATCATTTGTGTATTTAATCAAAACGTTGATTCAGTGTGCATGATGGCATATGTCTGAGAATGCAGTCTGTGCAAACCAATTGATTACAAAACTGGATAACTGTTTTCTTCAAATACCCATTATACCCACTGTCGGACTTACAGATTTTGAGACCCTAGTCTAAGATTTTAGTGCGAGCCCCCTCTCgtcttgtattatataaattttaaaactatgccTAAATATTTTACTTGCGATGAGACATATTAAGATGGAACTAATTAACACACAACTTGTAGAATGCAATAGCGTTAGACACTTTTacatcaaatatatgaaaaatataattttcatttttaaaacaccaatatatattttccttctctattttaatttatgatcatTGTGTTGCCAACCGAGATTAATACAGTTGTATGTgactttattaatgtaattaaatattcaaatattgtagttttaaattttcatatctccagtattttattactgatttGTTTAGTAAACAGTTATATAGTATTAGTATGGGCTACATAACGGTATTATATACTACTTTTTATACATGCAAATATGACGTAATATAATGTACTATGATTGACCTGAGGGCCAACGTCTATTTTTTAGGGTTAACAAATATGCCCACATTGTGAATAATATTTGTTCAGTTGATAAGAACACTCGCTTATCCAGTTAGGACTACTACCACTTTTAGTTGTGAGTTCATTAATTCTTTGGTTAGCACACATTATAATTTCGTAAGGAAACATTTAAGGTTAagataatatagtttatttctaatttaataatgctaaccttaataaaataaataggtaatcATTGATGTTGTTTCAGATAGTAATACAACATCCTTCGCTTGTGGTGGTTCTATCATCAGCGACAAGTACATCCTGACAGCAGCTCATTGCTTCATGCATGAAGAAATTAGCTCAGGGCAGTTTCTTAGAAAGGAgtaagaacattttattattttgaaaatctgatTTGATAAATACGTAATTCTTCAGTTTAGCATTATTCTCAAGATAAGATTTTGTGCTCATATTGTAAACATTGTAAGTACCACTATTAGTGCATGCACTAGTTGTTTTAAAACTAGTTGACTTCCCTTTGTTATTGCTGTTTGAATAACCGCATATCACTCAACTGTTGGATAATGCATTAgcacattattttaatagattgcacatttaaatttaattaattactcttaacaaaaacgattttattaaattttttgcaataaatttaattttgtgatgaTGTGAGAATTTATGTTAAAAGGATAAAACAAAACGAGGAAGAaagtctgaaatcctgttattcttcaAATCAACCACTGAAAAtaaggaattttaaataattaaaactttggtTGTCGAATAAGCTTTTCTGTTGTGCCCGAAGGCGTACAGATGATATCTGAGCGTTCAAATCCATACACATCTATTTCTCAGTCCATTTTTGTCACACGAAAGTGTCCTGCTGGTTCGTAGGTGTCGTCTCATTATCAAATAATGTCGTCAAAATCTTATGcttcttctaaataaataaagtttcagtTAACACTAAAGacacacaaaaataatgttttaaggaaGGCTAATTTTcctttaaagccttattctgctcatcctcatgggccactggcctgtgagaggatcttatcaaacagaaggGGGAGTCGATTCAGTACAAGATCGATAAAGGTGCGATAAGGCACACAGAGGATTCGAACCTGCTCTATCTCTTACTCAGACCTAAAATGCATCGTCTTAGACCACTTGACCATCGGTactctaaaataattgaattataatttggCATATAAATCAGGCCATCGCAGGACAGGAACTTAAAGAAAGTCGTACAAGATTTTCCGCGGCACACAAGTCACGTCACCGACATTCACGGTAACCAGTTACCGTTTATAACTCAGACTAGAAGATTTGCAATCACCTTATTGTCATCTGGGTCTCACAAATTTACTGAGCGATTTCAGtgtgtcaaataaaatattcgagttgagttttaattttcattttaaaatatcaattggCAATTTTTGTAGCTTTACAACgtcgtaattttttaaagagcaTTAATAGTCAAGACTTGTTTAATATCTTAGTCAAATCAATCCAGGAGCCAAAACCTTTATGTAACTATTTATGTTTTTTCACAGAACAAAAGTTACCCTCGGAGAGCATGCTCTGAGACACGTCAGCTACTGTCGTTACTCACCGATGTGCCTCTCCACCTGTGATGGCAACGGTTGAGAGATTGTACGTCCATCCAGCGTACACTGTAATAAATCCTGTAACAGGAGTCTATAACGACAACGACATTGCACTAATCCGTTTAGCCCACCCTATAACATTCACtggtaaaactatatattttttagtctTACTAATAGTCTCTATAGCTTTTTGAATTCAGTAACTAAGTGTTATGTATTTGATACGGCTTTGAATCCCCAGGTATATTTGTTAaagaaggcttcttagccctgTGATAGGATTTGTGCCTGTGCTGTTATATTCAACTACGCATATTCAACGTCCCACTCATTAGATTACTCGGCAATCGGCCCCCCTAAACgcttaattttttcaattaattttttagtaagcgactattattacttaaataattaattattactgacatgtactatACAGTCACCATTTCTCGgttccccccaaattttaaattttttcaataatttgtttagtaagcgataattaattattactgacatgtactgctgaaagttTGGCCTctacaaagaaacgggtcaagaacgtTTTAAGGTACAAAGGTacaaatggggccttactctctgtccacaacgggaaaatatcagttgtctggattctccaaaatttttcctggctacgttcttggtctTTTGCTATTAAGACCCTAGGATTATTCCTGGTTTTGCAAATATTAGTAGAGTCCAACCATATATGCTCCGCTGATTCTTCTGTCTCTCCTCAAAGTCTGCATTCATTAGCCTTGCTTAAACCCTCCTTCATCAGATGTTTTCGAAGAGGGACCTGTTAGCAATCCAAGTACTAGTTTTATATTCCCCTTGCTTAGATATATGAGCCTAGTCCTTCCTTTAGCTTAAAAAGGAGCGTTTCTAATTATCTGTCCTGAGACCTCTCTCCATGTCTTGTATCTGACTCTCTTTTTCCGGCATTTGCAAGAGCACTCCTGTATTCCCATACTATCTCTGGGTCATAAGAGACTCTATGATACGTATTCCACATATTTAGACCCATTCTGGATGAGCCCTCTAGCGATCTATTTATTGCCAAGAAATAATTAGcataattgattgtataaattGTTTGTGTGTTTTCAGATAATATACGTCCGATATGTCTGCCCACGGCATATGGACAATACTTGCAACAATTTGCTGAAAAAACTTACACAGCCGCAGGATGGGGAAGAACAACACCAGGTATGagggtttattttataaaattatgcaaaaacAGGTATAGTCTAGGAACAGATAGCCATTTTGCATTGCATAAGCATACAACCTGAGCACCACCTTGAAATCGGTGGAGAAATATCCCCTAAGGAAGAAATTAATCGTTAGCTACGCTGGTTTTGTTACATATCgtaataaagtaaactaaagtaaaatatgtCTCGATTTACCAAGGAAATGAAGGCTTAATAAGGGTTAATGTATAAACGAAAATGTTTTTCtcagaatatatttttcatagcttGGCTTACTTAAAACCtaccgtcagacacataaataatagttattacacATTCAGAGatctagataaagagactgaaagacGCCACAGTATAAGTGTATGTAAAGATTTCggaactatataatttttttttttaatacagcaattttaaaataccgaatttactatatttcttaaacaataattgtttttatcaaattgGAATTTCATATATATTAGGTTTGCCTTCTATAAAGAGCCTATTAAACTTAAGTATGtgaaacaatttttcaaattttatttatctcttatCAGTTATATAAGTTTATCCTAAAACAAGGGAACTGGTAAAGTGTAGTACGCTAAGATAACAAGTTAGCGCCACACTTtggcattattttttaaatacgtctAGAAATATTGTTAACGCTTTAGTAGAAGTGGTTTCAAATGCCTTGAACACAATAAGGTAATATGATTTCATGCTGATCTGTCTAGGCGGACCTGGGAGCGATACACTGATGGCAGTCAAAGTTCCGGTGGTGTCCAAAGGAGAGTGTGAGATTTCCTACACTGAGAGTCAATACTACTGGTTCGTGTGTCCTCGAGGCGTTACTTGTCGTCACGTGATCAGCGACAAGCAACTCTGTGCAGGAGGAATACAAGGAGAAGGTACGTGCGACGGAGATTCTGGAGGTCCTCTCATGATGTCTGATGGGCTGAACCCTACTACATACTACGTTGTTGGAATAACGTCTTACGGGATGAAAAAAAAAGATGGAAGTTGTGTATCCGGAGTTCCAGATGTGTTTACCAGAGTATCCGAGTATATACCGTGGATACTGGATACTATATACTAGTAAAATCATGATTTTGGGAACTCActtctatttttataactaaaatgagaaCCTGTTTTGTTAAAAACGTTgtttaatgtcttaaaataaaGCAAACTTATAATgagttttgaagtttatttacaGTGCAATCTCTTACATCTGTATGATATTGACCTATTTTGTTCTCTAAGATCAATAAACTGAAAAATTGCACTTATTACTAAAAGGACATTTGCGCTGCTTCCAATTTGACAGGATACTCTAAATGCTTGAATGTAGAGGCAGCCTCCTGTGTCAAGATCCAAGAGGAAGGTTTTGGGCATTAATCGCAGCCATATCTCCTTGGAAACAGAGGAAAGTCTAGTCAAAGCAGACATGGGGTGGTATGCCGTTATGTCTAGGCTACCAACAGCCCTTACCATTTAGGAAGCCCACCCCTTcagattgcccagatttaagtgacacatcgatgTTAGCTGTAtctagtgtaggttcaactggaaggtataaactagccgGAAGTGACCCTTCGCGGAAGTGAATCTGCAGTGCCcaaacaaggtaggagtaggtCACAGCATgtatcgcgtaacaagcttcgctgaggtgGAATACTCAATTCTATATTGAGCTAATTCTCATTAGGCCGTAGTTTAAAGGCTATAGCCAttcaattattatacatttcattGTTACGTCACATGctaaatctcatatgattgtactcagtttgattacaaatctatttattccaCAATTTTCTCGTCTTTTTCTCTGTCATGTTTATCCAttagacaaatgtaaaaatatcagcCCTggtgtgacatgcaccatcaccgaacaCTATGTTGCTTACATAGAAATGGAGTTTTGTGCAAAGGtttaaaatctataggtcagtgcacacagacagacagaaataatcaAATTTCTCGATTGGTACTTCGCTATCGCTCAACCAGTAATATACCTAATCATTAAAAGAATTAGAACAATCCATTTGCATGCAACGTTTACTATAGTACATACCCTACCTCCATATAGTCCAAACTTGGCGTAGTGTTTCCTACTATAACAGGAATGTCAACGATAGATGCAAAAGTGAGTCTTGTTGACAAGATTTTGAAGGCCATAGAGTTGAAAGAAAAGGAGGTGTTTTTCTTGACttttgtaaaaagtttgtttatctTGGCCACTAAATTTTGCACCAAAACTCCGAATTATGGATTTAAACTCGCGTGGCTCACCTCTTACCGCAACAGCCGAATTCAGATAGTCCGAAACATTAAATACTCATTCTCAAAAGTACCACTGAAATATGGTGTCTCACAGGGATCAATTTTGGCCTactattgttttttgtatatgtaaatgGGAGTGAGTTCGTCGATTCTGTACTGGAAACTCGCACAAGTCCTTGAAAATCAGTGATAGAgccattataattaaataattccatATCCCGATAAGTGATCGTTGCGTTAAACCAGCTCCAGGCATTGATTGGTTTCATTTTGGAGTGCACTGGAAACCTTTCTGCTGATAATTATCACTGAAATGAATCTCATGACTCTTTGTTAATTCGGAACTTTTATGGATAGGGCCCATATTTTGTAATGGATATCAACAGTGATTCCTTCTGATAGGTATCAAAAGTACGCACGTTGAGATGTTGATGTATTTACAGCAACTGACATAATGCTGTGTATGTCTCAATGTATCTGATTCTTCATCTCT is part of the Homalodisca vitripennis isolate AUS2020 chromosome 8, UT_GWSS_2.1, whole genome shotgun sequence genome and harbors:
- the LOC124367090 gene encoding phenoloxidase-activating factor 3-like produces the protein MAYIEDVIWNDSNTTSFACGGSIISDKYILTAAHCFMHEEISSGQFLRKETKVTLGEHALRHVSYCRYSPMCLSTCDGNG
- the LOC124367089 gene encoding CLIP domain-containing serine protease 14D-like, with the translated sequence MATVERLYVHPAYTVINPVTGVYNDNDIALIRLAHPITFTDNIRPICLPTAYGQYLQQFAEKTYTAAGWGRTTPGGPGSDTLMAVKVPVVSKGECEISYTESQYYWFVCPRGVTCRHVISDKQLCAGGIQGEGTCDGDSGGPLMMSDGLNPTTYYVVGITSYGMKKKDGSCVSGVPDVFTRVSEYIPWILDTIY